The DNA region TTCGATGTACCTGCTCCAGTTGTTTCTTCTCCTGCTGATCCTTGATGCCGGGCAGCAACTTGCTTATAGGGGCGATAATCAAGCTCAACGGAGTTTTCAAGTCATGGGAAAGATTGGTGAAGAACTCCATCTTCGCCTGCGATTGTTCCAGAATCTTCTCCTTCTCCATACGCTCCAGCTTCAAGCGGTTCTTAACGCGGAAGAAGTTGATGGTCCAGATCACCAGTACCAGACAGAGCAAAACATAGAGTACCTTGGCCCACAGAGTATAGTACCAGGGCGGAATGATATGAACCTCCAATGTATAAGCCAGGTCCGATGGTTTTCCATAAGCGTCCAACTTGCTCACCAGCAGACGATAGTCTCCATAACTCAGATTATTATAAGTGATACGGTTCGTATTCGCTTTCAGCAAGTTCCACTTACGATCCACACCTTCCAGACAATATACAAGTTTACTTTTCTCTTCAAGAGAATAAGGCAGATCGGAAAGTTCAAAGGCAAGATTATTCTGGTCATAAGCCAGTTCTATCCGTTGCGAGTAACGGATACTTTGTCCGGGCAATGAGGAAGTGCCGGGGCGTCCGATACCGGAATGTGAGACATCTGTTTGTGAGGCATTGGGATGATACTGTTGGTTATTGATGTAAATGGCAGTTAGGATAAGCGACTTTTCAGTGTGTTCTGCCAGCAGAGCTTCCGGTGAAGATATGGCAAAGCCATCTGCCGTACCCAAGTAAAATTCTCTGCTTGTCCGGTCGAAGAACATACTGGTGAAACGTTTATCGGTGATATTCAACCGACGGATTTCCAGCGTCTGCTGGTCTGCTACCCAGAAACCGTCGGTAGTAGAGATCCAGATGCGGCCGTCGGCTTCGGCCATAGAAAGCACTTCGTAATGATTATAGGCATCAAAGGGCAACATGCGGATACTGTCGTTTTCGGGAGTCACGCGCATCACTCCGCCGGGGAAACCTATCCAGATGTAGCCGTCTTCGGCACAAAGGATAAAGTTGGGAGTACGCTCGCCTTTCAGTTCACCGGCGGCAATATGGGTGACTTCGCCTGTACGGGGATTTATCTTTTCGATACTGTTAGGGCTGTTATAGAGCAGCGCCCATACATTCCCTTCCCGGTCAGGAATCATCTGGTTGATGAACATGCCGGACAGGCCGTTGTGGATGGAATAAGTCTTCTCCGCCATGTAGAGTCCGCCGGAAGAACGCATGAGTTTTTCCTTATCCACCACGAAGATGCCACCAAGACAGGTAGCTATCCAAAGTCGCCCGTCACGGTCTTCAAAAAGGCTATACGTCCAATTGGCGTTGTAGCGGCGGGTGCTGTCCACTATGTTATAATGTATAAACTGGCGTTTCGCCGGGTCGTAGCGGCTAATACTGCCATCCGTAGCCACCCAGAGTTGTTGTTCACGGTCTTCGTAAAGATGGCGTACCCGGTTGTGGGACAAAGGATATTTCCTGTCTCCCATCTTATACCAGGCAACGTCCTGTTCCCCATCCATAAGAGCGGTGAAGCGAATGAGGCCGTTGGTGCCACCAAACCAATAAGTTCCGTGCGCATCACGCAGCATGGAATAGAACTGGTTGCCCTCCCCTGTTCCGGTAATCTGCGAGATAGGGATGTGACGCAACACACTGTTATGGCGGGACATGGAGATGCCGTAATCCGTACCCAGCCAGACGTTATGCTCGCGGTCGGCAAAAATGGTCCAGATGATATTGTTAGAAAGGGACTGGAGGTTTCGGGAGTCATGAACAACGTGCAACAGGGGTTCGTCCTCCTGATAGACGTACAGACCATTATCGGTACCTACCAGCAATTGTCCGTTTCCGTCCAGTGCCAGAGATTTGACGGAGTTATCATGAAAAGCATCTATCCGCCGTGTATGCCCATCGGCAGGGGTGTATTTGAAAAGACATCCTTCTGTGCCTATCCAGATGCAACTGCGTGCGGTATCTTCCAGAAGTGAATTGACAAACTGGTTGCTTCTTCCCCCAGTGACGGGAAGGTTTATGGTTTCAAAGCGTCCGGTAGCGGGGATGTAGCGGCAACAGCCGTTGTACGTGCCAATGTAGAGGTTATCGTCCGAGGCGCGGATAATGGAATAAATGGTCTGATGCGGAAGTCCTTCGGTGATGGCGGAGAGCTGCCGGGTTTCAGGTGAGTAGGTGTAAAGACCGTTAAGTGTTCCCAGCCACAGCACGCCGTCACGCAATGCCAGTGTGCGTATGTCGGTCGGGAAGTCCGCTTCCGGTTCTTGGTAGGTGTCTGTCCGGTAATTATAAATCAGCAAGCCATTGTCCGCACCCATATAGAGATAAGTGCTGTCCACCACTTCACCGCAATAAATGCGCGTATTGCTGCGCTCACCGAAAGTGAAATGCGGTTGTGAGGAATAGCCGTCGTAACTGAACAGTCCTTTGTTGGAACCTATCCATATCAGTCCTTGCGTGTCTTGCAGGAAACAACTGATAACGGATGCTTCCGTCCCCAGACTGATATTATCAAACAGCCTGTAATCGGACTTCTGCCCTGCCAGAGTGCAAGGAAGCCAGATTTGTAACAGAATGAAAAGAAAAAGAACTGGTTTGTGCATATGCCGGGTTACGTTAAAGGTCCGGAGACTACTTGTCGCGCTGCGAGACATAATTCTTCAGGTAGTCGGCAATGTAGTCGAAGTAGGCTTGCCAATCAGCATCATGAGCGAGCTGGTTGGGGAATTCACTCTTTTCGTAGTTGCTGGAGTTGAAGATACTCAGCAAGTAAGTATAGAGTTGATCCTGAATCACTAAATTAGGAATGGTAAACTTGATTCTTCCTTGGTACATACCACTGATGGTAAGTATGCCGAAGTAATAAAGCAGGCTCACGAAGTTATCGGGATTGGTGATGTTAGTGGTAGAGAATCCTCTCTTCAAGTCTCCGACGATGAAACCTTGGCTCACGAGAGTCTGGATGACGGAGGCATCGTGGGCAAACTCCTTGTCCTTGCGGATGAGCATGCGCAGTTTCTCGTAGTCGATGCGGATGTTGTCTTCCACCATGTCTTCCGGAACATTACCGCACGAGATGTAATTCTTGACGAAGTAAAGCACCATGTTGGAGTTGTACATCGTGGTTTCACCGTAACATTCCTGCGCGAAGCAATAGTTATCGTACCACGGTTTCATTATATCTATCAGTTCGTCTACAGTGTGCTTGAAGGGGCTGTTCGTTGAATAATAGGTCAGCATTTCGCGCACTTCTTCTTCCGTAAATCCCATCATCTGATTGAATTTCGGCGTGAGGGAGTAGTTTGTTCCGATGTTGAAGCCACTGGTGAGGTCGTCCATCGTCACGGGACTTACTCCTGTAATGAAACAGCGCTTGATACTGGAATCCGTTCCCGCTTTCACCTTGTTGAAGAAAGCACGCAGGTAGCTTTCGCCATGTGTTTCGTTGGTGTAGCGATGCAGGCTTTCGGGGTCGGAAAGGATGGCGTTGGTGAAGTGGTCATACTCATCTATAAAAAGGTATATATCCTGTCCGGCGCGTTCGCACTCATGATAGAGGAAATCGAACTGGTTGACAGCTCCTTCTATTGCGTCCAACTTTTCTTTGGTGCCTTGCGGCAGAAGGTCGGCATAGACCTCGCAGAAGTAGTCAAAACAGATTTGGCAGTGCGCATCCAGTCCTTTGCGGTAGTTGTGTAGTTCACCGGTGATACCGGAAAAGTTGAGGTAGAGCACGAGATAAGTATTACGACTCGGCGTGGGGTGCTGGCCGATGTACAGATCGCCGAACAGTGCTTCGAACTTGTCGCGGGTGCGCACGTCGTAGTATTGCCTCAGCAGGTTCAGCGTCAGGCTCTTCCCGAAACGACGCGGACGGATGAAGAAGAAAAAGCGGTCTGCCTGTTCTATCAAAGGGATGAAACGGGTTTTATCCACATAATAATAATTGTCGAGGCGGATGTCGGCAAAGTTCATCATGCCGTAGGGAAGTCTCTTTCTGCCGGGTACTAAGTATTCTAATGGGTCCATATGCTGTCCTCCTACTGTTTTTGGGATATTTAATCCGTCGCTTTATGACGGGATAACGACACAAAGATAACAAAAGTTCTTATAAAGGGGGCATCTATAGCAGAGCAGCGTATTTACGTATCTGGTTCAAACGCTCCATAAGCGTTCTGTCGCTCATTGCTTGCTGCATGTTATATTTCAATTGCAATCGCATCAGTGAATCGGCAGGAACATCCAATGCAGCCTCAAACATCATGGCAGTGGCAGTGGTCAACGTGCGACGTCCATTCAAAAGGTCGTTGAGTACCTTGTAAGAAATGCCCATCTGTTCCGCCAGTTTCCGTTGTGAAATCTTGCGGTATTCTATTTCATCCTTCAGCACCTCGCCGGGATGGGTCGGGGTATATCCGAATCTTACAGTTGCCATATCTTTTATTTACTTATAATGATTAGACAATTCAATTATATTACACACGGTGATTACAATCTCAGAAACCACTTTAGTTGTCTTGAACTCTATACGATACTGATCGTTCACCCGAACCGATTCCAAGCCGGCTTTATCGCCAACAAGTACCTCGTAATGCAACGAATGGTATCTAAAAAGATCTTCTACTACTGCCACCGATTCCAACAGATCTATCGTCTTACGATATTTGGCAACGATTGGGGGCTGAAAACGATGCTTCTTATCAGAAGTCTTTCCCTTGAGATACAATTCCTCTAAATATTCTTTATCAAACTTTATCTCCATGCTTTGATTGTAGTCAACTGATGCAAAGTTAATGCAATTCTTTTAAAGTCCACAATATTTAAGGATTTTGTTTTAGAGTAACAAAAAAAACGATGTCAACCCAACGGATTTTCCTCTATGCCGCCATCGCCTCCTGAGGGACTATCGTCCACAGTATCGGAGGGGAGCTCAATCCACTCCAGCGTGCCACTGTCCACCAGCGCACGGGTGTAGGTGCCGCTGGAGGTCTTCTCCCGGTCGGGAGTGAACTCCACACGGACGGCTTTCACTTGTTTCTGAAAATCGAAATCCTTGAGGTCGGCCACGCCTACGGTATTGAGCGTGTAGCGGAAGTAGCCCAGCCCTTTGATGTGGACGGACTTTCCTTGTTTCATCTGGGTGTGCATCACGGGGGCTATGTCGCCCAGCACCGCCTGCACGTCGGAGTTACTGACGGTGGAGATGCGAGCCAGTTCCTTGGCTATGTCTTCGGTTTCTACGGGTTTGCCCTTGACGATGGCCTGGGGGTAATATACTTTCTTTGACTTGTTCTGTTGTTTTTTCCAAAATGCCATAATTGTAAGTTTTTTAAAGTGAATATATTGTTGCTGTATTATCCGCTCCGTCTCCTCCCGCCACTATTACTCCGGGCAGGTGAAACTTCCCAAAGGAGGAGGCTGAGCCTTGACTGTGCCGAAGTTAAACTTTGACGATGCCAATGTTGAACTTTGACCGCCTCAAAGTTTAACTTCGGGAAAAGGCTTATTCCGTGCCGGGAGAGGGAATGCCCCCGATGTCAATCATTGAAAGCCGATGCTTTTCCAAATCATGGGGCTAGCATTGGCCGCCACAGTCCATCCGTTACCGTTGGAGACTTTGGGGACGGCACTGCCATCCTCTTTCTTATCGACGTTCAGTACGAGGTCGCAATTGGCAGGATTAAATGCGTTATCTCCGGAATGAGTGCTTCTGTTGTGAAAAACAGCCTTGCGCTCTATACTGTTGGCATTATCTATACCAACGAAATCACCGGCTGCGGTGGCCTCTATCCGGGTAAGAGAGTTGCATCCCGTAACGATATAATTGTCGAACCGGTTGCACTTCGGTATTTTGAGCGTTTGCAGACTTGTACATCCGAAGAAAGCATCCCCGTCTATCACCGTCACATTATCCAGCGTGAGTTCCGCCAATGAAGTGCAGTTCTGAAATGCGTATTTATCAATTTGGACAACCTGCGAAAGATTCACCGTAGTCAGCGCAGAGCAGTTGCCAAAAGCATACTCTCCGATTACCCGCACGTCATCGGGCAACACCACCTCCTGCAAGGCGGTGCAATTAATAAAGGCGTTGTCGGGCAGTGTTGGCGTTGCACCCCAGCCCGTCACTCCGGTGAGGTCGCATTTCGTGATTTGTTTATTATCGGCAAATGTACCCCAGCCACCGCCCATTCCCGCCTTGGCAAGGTCGCCCTTGAGCTTGATTTCGGTGACGTCGGCATTGAGGATGGCTTGGATAGCGGCCTTTACTTCAACAGCAGAGGCATACTGGTCCATATCGATAGGTTCGTCGGGTACTACGTCTTTCAGTGTCACTTCTGCCACGTATACGTTTCCCGCTTCTATTGTGATAGTGGGCAGGGCGGCTACATACTTTTTCCCTTCGCTATCGGTGGCGGTTATGAACACCTCGGGTATTCTGTCGGGCACGAGGGCGGTATAGAAAACATTACCCGATGAGGTAAGGGAGAGGTTTTCTATTTTCTCCATGGATATTTCATTTTCAGAGTAGTAGGCGAGAGGAGGAACCGTCAGATCCACGTCTGCCGCACGAGACACATTGCTCAGTTGCAAGCCGGTGATGGTTACTCCGGCGGGTATTCCCTGTATAGTAAGTTTCAGCGCCGCCGTCAGGGGAAGGAAGCTGAAGCTGACGGTGGATTCTCCCTGATAGGTGGTCTTGGCAAAGATGGTGTGCTTTATGTTGCGCGGAGTTCCGTCACTTGTGATGTCGGGGATGCTCAAGCTTAGCCATTCCGGGATATACTCAGATATAGCCGGAACTACCGCGAGAGTAAAGTTCATGTCAGTCAAGCCGTGTTGGTAGCAGGCGTACAGTTCATCGCCCGTTTCTGTTCCCTCAGGCAAATTCCCGGTGAATTCGGTGTTTTTGCCATCCGGGCTGAGTGAACTTGCTTTTTGTTGAAGGGTGGATGACGCTTGTTTAGTCCTATTATAAAGGTATATCTTTTCGCCACTTGCCGCCCACTTCACTATGAGCTTTCCGTTGCCTTCCGCGTTGGTTTGGTCGTCGTATGTCAGGCGGGTATCCGCTCCCGTACCGGGCATGGCGGCGGTGACGGTTATCTGTTTTCCCGGGGCGTTGCCGTTATCGGGAGTTTCCATTGCCGGTTCGTCCTGGCTGCATCCTGCCGCCATTGTCAGGCAGAAGAGGATGGTGGGTATGATGATTTTCTTCATATAGCGCTTATTTTTCAATGGTGAGAATGTCGTTGATAAGGTCTTCCAGGTCACTGCCGGATGCGGCGCGGCCATAGCCGGTGGAACGGGTGCGGCCGGCGCTACTGCCCCAAGGTCTTTGCGGCATGTCGCCCAGACTACTTGCCATAATTCCCTCGCTTTCCATCCGTATCACTTCGATGGCGGGGGCGGTGTACTTTTGCTTTTCTGTTGGTTTCATACTCGTTGTCTCCTGTCTTTTGTATAATGAATACTGAATTGTTTGCCACGAAATTACCGCACAGACGTATTCATGCCAAATAATATCAATTATCTTTCGTTCAATCGAACGAAAGATAATTTCACCTATGCTGAAAAGCAGGAAAATCAATGAAAGATAGCCTGAAAAGGAAACTAAAACAGGCTCTTAATTCAAGCGGACTACAAGAATTGCTTACAATAGCATTTGGGAGTCATTCCCATTAGTTGCTTAAAGTCTCTGTTGAAATTGCTACTATTGTTGTAACCTACCATCTCACATACATCTTCTATACTATATTCGGGATGCTCGGCAAATAACCGGGATGCCTCGCGTATGCGTAGTTCCTTACGCCACGGACGGAAGTCGATGCCATAGCAACTTTTCATATATTGCCGGAAGAAAGCCTTGCTTGTCCCGAAAGAAGCAATCACCATACCGGAAGGAACATCGCTTTGGCAGTATTCTTTCTCATCTACGTATTTCTGCAACCTTTCTTTTAATGCCTGCCTCGCTTCGGACATCTCATCTTCCGCTATCGCATCTTCCGGTGTTGCATCCTCTGTTGTCTCTTCCGCCGTTTCTTCCTTCATATTTGTCTCTGATGCAACTGTCTCCGCCGAGACCGCACAAACATTCGCCTCTTGCGGTACGGACGCAATGACCGGGATTACAAATTTCATTCTATGGTAGTAGTTCACAAACCAAATCACCATGAAACTAT from Bacteroides sp. MSB163 includes:
- a CDS encoding leucine-rich repeat domain-containing protein, with the translated sequence MKKIIIPTILFCLTMAAGCSQDEPAMETPDNGNAPGKQITVTAAMPGTGADTRLTYDDQTNAEGNGKLIVKWAASGEKIYLYNRTKQASSTLQQKASSLSPDGKNTEFTGNLPEGTETGDELYACYQHGLTDMNFTLAVVPAISEYIPEWLSLSIPDITSDGTPRNIKHTIFAKTTYQGESTVSFSFLPLTAALKLTIQGIPAGVTITGLQLSNVSRAADVDLTVPPLAYYSENEISMEKIENLSLTSSGNVFYTALVPDRIPEVFITATDSEGKKYVAALPTITIEAGNVYVAEVTLKDVVPDEPIDMDQYASAVEVKAAIQAILNADVTEIKLKGDLAKAGMGGGWGTFADNKQITKCDLTGVTGWGATPTLPDNAFINCTALQEVVLPDDVRVIGEYAFGNCSALTTVNLSQVVQIDKYAFQNCTSLAELTLDNVTVIDGDAFFGCTSLQTLKIPKCNRFDNYIVTGCNSLTRIEATAAGDFVGIDNANSIERKAVFHNRSTHSGDNAFNPANCDLVLNVDKKEDGSAVPKVSNGNGWTVAANASPMIWKSIGFQ
- a CDS encoding hybrid sensor histidine kinase/response regulator transcription factor, translated to MHKPVLFLFILLQIWLPCTLAGQKSDYRLFDNISLGTEASVISCFLQDTQGLIWIGSNKGLFSYDGYSSQPHFTFGERSNTRIYCGEVVDSTYLYMGADNGLLIYNYRTDTYQEPEADFPTDIRTLALRDGVLWLGTLNGLYTYSPETRQLSAITEGLPHQTIYSIIRASDDNLYIGTYNGCCRYIPATGRFETINLPVTGGRSNQFVNSLLEDTARSCIWIGTEGCLFKYTPADGHTRRIDAFHDNSVKSLALDGNGQLLVGTDNGLYVYQEDEPLLHVVHDSRNLQSLSNNIIWTIFADREHNVWLGTDYGISMSRHNSVLRHIPISQITGTGEGNQFYSMLRDAHGTYWFGGTNGLIRFTALMDGEQDVAWYKMGDRKYPLSHNRVRHLYEDREQQLWVATDGSISRYDPAKRQFIHYNIVDSTRRYNANWTYSLFEDRDGRLWIATCLGGIFVVDKEKLMRSSGGLYMAEKTYSIHNGLSGMFINQMIPDREGNVWALLYNSPNSIEKINPRTGEVTHIAAGELKGERTPNFILCAEDGYIWIGFPGGVMRVTPENDSIRMLPFDAYNHYEVLSMAEADGRIWISTTDGFWVADQQTLEIRRLNITDKRFTSMFFDRTSREFYLGTADGFAISSPEALLAEHTEKSLILTAIYINNQQYHPNASQTDVSHSGIGRPGTSSLPGQSIRYSQRIELAYDQNNLAFELSDLPYSLEEKSKLVYCLEGVDRKWNLLKANTNRITYNNLSYGDYRLLVSKLDAYGKPSDLAYTLEVHIIPPWYYTLWAKVLYVLLCLVLVIWTINFFRVKNRLKLERMEKEKILEQSQAKMEFFTNLSHDLKTPLSLIIAPISKLLPGIKDQQEKKQLEQVHRNAMKLNSLIHQGLDFNRVDSGNNTLLILSQIELVSFAHGLFTLYAEEKAKEKKLTFHFHTDREKIYIQMDAIKLESILDNLLSNAVKYTPEEGEITLRLQASDKEVHISVSDTGIGVPRQDQPYVFQRFFQSPKTAGKKEGTGIGLYLVKTYTELHGGNVLLSSEENKGTVITLTLPVIAMEQSAVEVSPETVSSDIEPVAAGVEVVVPDTGMPTSDAPLLLIVDDTPEVSEFIYQILHTKYRCRLAENGKIGMELTMELMPDLIIADVMMPVMDGLEMVRHIKKNIPTSTIPIILLTAKSDKETELESIQLHIDAFIPKPFEPDILLSRVEQLLHSRETYEVKARMEVLSTPKEIEAVSYDEKFLASVIHLIEEHISDSELNVNALCEWTDINNKQMYRKIKQLTGMTPVEYIKSIRMKKAAMLLKQQKFTVAEVMYMVGFSNHSYFSKCFQAEFGVTPKQYV
- a CDS encoding HU family DNA-binding protein, with the translated sequence MAFWKKQQNKSKKVYYPQAIVKGKPVETEDIAKELARISTVSNSDVQAVLGDIAPVMHTQMKQGKSVHIKGLGYFRYTLNTVGVADLKDFDFQKQVKAVRVEFTPDREKTSSGTYTRALVDSGTLEWIELPSDTVDDSPSGGDGGIEENPLG
- a CDS encoding HigA family addiction module antitoxin; protein product: MATVRFGYTPTHPGEVLKDEIEYRKISQRKLAEQMGISYKVLNDLLNGRRTLTTATAMMFEAALDVPADSLMRLQLKYNMQQAMSDRTLMERLNQIRKYAALL
- a CDS encoding type II toxin-antitoxin system RelE/ParE family toxin, yielding MEIKFDKEYLEELYLKGKTSDKKHRFQPPIVAKYRKTIDLLESVAVVEDLFRYHSLHYEVLVGDKAGLESVRVNDQYRIEFKTTKVVSEIVITVCNIIELSNHYK